One genomic window of Gavia stellata isolate bGavSte3 chromosome 7, bGavSte3.hap2, whole genome shotgun sequence includes the following:
- the LRFN5 gene encoding leucine-rich repeat and fibronectin type-III domain-containing protein 5 isoform X1 — MLNCCPSPTMEKLLLFLLFIGIAVRAQICPKRCVCQILSPNLATLCAKKGLLFVPPNIDRRTVELRLADNFVTNIKRKDFANMTSLVDLTLSRNTISFITPHAFADLRNLRALHLNSNRLTKITNDMFSGLSNLHHLILNNNQLTLISSTAFDDVLALEELDLSYNNLETIPWDAVEKMVSLHTLSLDHNMIDHIPKGTFSHLHKMTRLDVTSNKLQKLPPDPLFQRAQVLATSGIISPSTFALSFGGNPLHCNCELLWLRRLSREDDLETCASPTLLSGRYFWSIPEEEFLCEPPLITRHTHELRVLEGQRAALRCKARGDPEPAIHWISPEGKLISNATRSVVYDNGTLDILITTVKDTGSFTCIASNPAGEATQTVDLHIIKLPHLLNSTNHIHEPDPGSSDISTSTKSGSNASSSNGDTKVSQDKKVVVAEATSSTALLKFNFQRNIPGIRMFQIQYNGTYDDSLVYRMIPPTSKTFLVNNLAAGTVYDLCVLAIYDDGITSLTATRVVGCTQFTTEQDYVRCHFMQSQFLGGTMIIIIGGIIVASVLVFIIILMIRYKVCNNNGQQKATKVSNVYSQTNGAQIQGCSGVLSQSMSKQAVGHDEGIQCCKAASDGVTQSPEMGASQDSATTTSALPPAWTSSTSVSQKQKRKPGPKPSSEPQSEAVSSIESQNTNRNNSTALQLASRPPDSVKGAPTYKRAQSKPSKFLTLPADASRAKRRLSLGGELMESRCPGSARGAGGLRSKRSMSMNGMLVQSDSSDVDSGKATFSSSEWILESTV, encoded by the exons ATGCTGAATTGTTGCCCGTCGC CTACAAtggaaaaactgcttttgtttctgctgttcattGGCATAGCGGTGAGAGCTCAGATCTGCCCAAAGCGCTGTGTCTGTCAGATTTTGTCTCCGAACCTTGCCACCCTTTGTGCCAAGAAAGGGCTCTTATTTGTTCCTCCCAACATTGACAGGAGGACCGTGGAGTTACGGCTGGCAGACAACTTTGTTACAAACATTAAAAGGAAAGACTTTGCCAATATGACCAGCCTGGTGGACTTGACGCTGTCCAGGAATACAATCAGTTTTATTACACCTCACGCATTTGCTGACTTGCGCAATTTGCGGGCTTTGCATTTGAACAGCAACCGATTGACTAAGATCACCAATGACATGTTCAGTGGACTCTCCAATCTCCACCACTTGATACTTAACAACAACCAGCTGACTTTAATTTCTTCCACAGCTTTCGATGATGTTTTAGCTCTTGAGGAATTGGATTTGTCTTACAACAATCTGGAAACCATCCCCTGGGATGCAGTGGAGAAGATGGTTAGTTTGCACACTCTCAGTCTAGACCACAACATGATTGACCATATTCCTAAGGGGACCTTCTCCCACCTCCACAAGATGACCAGGTTGGACGTCACGTCTAACAAACTGCAGAAGCTACCGCCTGATCCTCTCTTCCAGCGAGCTCAGGTACTAGCAACCTCAGGAATTATCAGCCCCTCGACTTTTGCGTTGAGCTTTGGTGGGAACCCTTTGCATTGCAACTGTGAGCTTTTGTGGCTGAGGCGTCTTTCGAGGGAAGATGACCTGGAGACCTGTGCTTCTCCCACGCTCTTGTCCGGCCGGTACTTCTGGTCGATCCCCGAGGAGGAGTTCCTGTGCGAGCCTCCTCTCATCACCCGGCACACCCACGAGCTGCGGGTGCTGGAGGGCCAGCGGGCAGCGCTGCGGTGTAAGGCCCGGGGGGACCCCGAACCAGCAATTCATTGGATTTCACCTGAGGGCAAACTGATTTCAAACGCAACGAGGTCCGTGGTGTACGACAACGGGACGCTCGACATCCTTATAACGACGGTGAAGGATACGGGCTCCTTCACCTGCATTGCTTCCAATCCGGCTGGGGAGGCCACACAGACAGTGGACCTGCACATTATCAAACTCCCCCACTTGCTGAACAGCACGAACCACATCCACGAGCCCGACCCTGGCTCCTCGGATATCTCCACTTCCACCAAGTCAGGCTCCAACGCGAGCAGTAGCAACGGGGATACTAAAGTCAGCCAAGATAAGAAGGTGGTTGTTGCGGAAGCAACATCCTCTACTGCTCTGCTGAAATTCAATTTTCAGAGGAATATACCTGGGATACGTATGTTCCAAATCCAGTACAACGGTACTTACGATGACTCCCTTGTTTACAG AATGATACCTCCCACAAGCAAAACCTTCCTGGTCAACAACCTGGCCGCTGGGACTGTGTACGACCTGTGCGTCCTGGCCATCTACGACGATGGGATCACCTCGCTCACGGCCACCAGGGTGGTGGGCTGCACGCAGTTCACCACCGAGCAGGATTACGTGCGCTGCCACTTCATGCAGTCCCAGTTCCTGGGTGGGACCATGATTATCATCATTGGTGGGATCATTGTGGCCTCTGTGCTCGTGTTCATCATCATCCTCATGATCCGCTACAAGGTGTGTAACAACAACGGGCAGCAGAAGGCCACCAAGGTCAGCAACGTGTACTCGCAGACGAACGGGGCTCAGATCCAGGGCTGCAGCGGGGTGCTGTCGCAGTCGATGTCCAAGCAGGCTGTCGGGCACGATGAGGGCATCCAGTGCTGCAAGGCTGCCAGCGACGGCGTGACGCAGTCGCCGGAGATGGGCGCCAGCCAGGACTCGGCCACCACTACCTCCGCTTTGCCTCCCGCCTGGACTTCCAGCACTTCTGTCTCCCAGAAGCAGAAGCGAAAGCCGGGGCCAAAGCCAAGCAGCGAGCCGCAGAGTGAAGCAGTCAGCAGTATCGAGTCCCAAAACACTAACAGAAATAACTCCACTGCCCTGCAGTTAGCTAGCCGTCCCCCCGACTCTGTCAAAGGGGCCCCCACGTACAAAAGAGCACAATCAAAGCCAAGTAAGTTCCTCACTTTGCCAGCTGATGCATCCCGAGCCAAGCGCAGGCTCTCCCTGGGCGGCGAGCTGATGGAGTCCCGCTGCCCCGGCAGCGCCCGGGGCGCAGGTGGATTGCGGTCCAAAAGGAGCATGTCCATGAACGGGATGCTAGTCCAGTCAGACAGCTCCGATGTGGATAGTGGAAAAGCAACTTTCTCCAGTTCTGAGTGGATATTGGAAAGCACTGTGtga
- the LRFN5 gene encoding leucine-rich repeat and fibronectin type-III domain-containing protein 5 isoform X3 → MLNCCPSPTMEKLLLFLLFIGIAVRAQICPKRCVCQILSPNLATLCAKKGLLFVPPNIDRRTVELRLADNFVTNIKRKDFANMTSLVDLTLSRNTISFITPHAFADLRNLRALHLNSNRLTKITNDMFSGLSNLHHLILNNNQLTLISSTAFDDVLALEELDLSYNNLETIPWDAVEKMVSLHTLSLDHNMIDHIPKGTFSHLHKMTRLDVTSNKLQKLPPDPLFQRAQVLATSGIISPSTFALSFGGNPLHCNCELLWLRRLSREDDLETCASPTLLSGRYFWSIPEEEFLCEPPLITRHTHELRVLEGQRAALRCKARGDPEPAIHWISPEGKLISNATRSVVYDNGTLDILITTVKDTGSFTCIASNPAGEATQTVDLHIIKLPHLLNSTNHIHEPDPGSSDISTSTKSGSNASSSNGDTKVSQDKKVVVAEATSSTALLKFNFQRNIPGIRMFQIQYNGTYDDSLVYRMIPPTSKTFLVNNLAAGTVYDLCVLAIYDDGITSLTATRVVGCTQFTTEQDYVRCHFMQSQFLGGTMIIIIGGIIVASVLVFIIILMIRYKVCNNNGQQKATKVSNVYSQTNGAQIQGCSGVLSQSMSKQAVGHDEGIQCCKAASDGVTQSPEMGASQDSATTTSALPPAWTSSTSVSQKQKRKPGPKPSSEPQSEAVSSIESQNTNRNNSTALQLASRPPDSVKGAPTYKRAQSKPKAGADPQDACPPPLPENIATDVLTRQKTIRFQLTED, encoded by the exons ATGCTGAATTGTTGCCCGTCGC CTACAAtggaaaaactgcttttgtttctgctgttcattGGCATAGCGGTGAGAGCTCAGATCTGCCCAAAGCGCTGTGTCTGTCAGATTTTGTCTCCGAACCTTGCCACCCTTTGTGCCAAGAAAGGGCTCTTATTTGTTCCTCCCAACATTGACAGGAGGACCGTGGAGTTACGGCTGGCAGACAACTTTGTTACAAACATTAAAAGGAAAGACTTTGCCAATATGACCAGCCTGGTGGACTTGACGCTGTCCAGGAATACAATCAGTTTTATTACACCTCACGCATTTGCTGACTTGCGCAATTTGCGGGCTTTGCATTTGAACAGCAACCGATTGACTAAGATCACCAATGACATGTTCAGTGGACTCTCCAATCTCCACCACTTGATACTTAACAACAACCAGCTGACTTTAATTTCTTCCACAGCTTTCGATGATGTTTTAGCTCTTGAGGAATTGGATTTGTCTTACAACAATCTGGAAACCATCCCCTGGGATGCAGTGGAGAAGATGGTTAGTTTGCACACTCTCAGTCTAGACCACAACATGATTGACCATATTCCTAAGGGGACCTTCTCCCACCTCCACAAGATGACCAGGTTGGACGTCACGTCTAACAAACTGCAGAAGCTACCGCCTGATCCTCTCTTCCAGCGAGCTCAGGTACTAGCAACCTCAGGAATTATCAGCCCCTCGACTTTTGCGTTGAGCTTTGGTGGGAACCCTTTGCATTGCAACTGTGAGCTTTTGTGGCTGAGGCGTCTTTCGAGGGAAGATGACCTGGAGACCTGTGCTTCTCCCACGCTCTTGTCCGGCCGGTACTTCTGGTCGATCCCCGAGGAGGAGTTCCTGTGCGAGCCTCCTCTCATCACCCGGCACACCCACGAGCTGCGGGTGCTGGAGGGCCAGCGGGCAGCGCTGCGGTGTAAGGCCCGGGGGGACCCCGAACCAGCAATTCATTGGATTTCACCTGAGGGCAAACTGATTTCAAACGCAACGAGGTCCGTGGTGTACGACAACGGGACGCTCGACATCCTTATAACGACGGTGAAGGATACGGGCTCCTTCACCTGCATTGCTTCCAATCCGGCTGGGGAGGCCACACAGACAGTGGACCTGCACATTATCAAACTCCCCCACTTGCTGAACAGCACGAACCACATCCACGAGCCCGACCCTGGCTCCTCGGATATCTCCACTTCCACCAAGTCAGGCTCCAACGCGAGCAGTAGCAACGGGGATACTAAAGTCAGCCAAGATAAGAAGGTGGTTGTTGCGGAAGCAACATCCTCTACTGCTCTGCTGAAATTCAATTTTCAGAGGAATATACCTGGGATACGTATGTTCCAAATCCAGTACAACGGTACTTACGATGACTCCCTTGTTTACAG AATGATACCTCCCACAAGCAAAACCTTCCTGGTCAACAACCTGGCCGCTGGGACTGTGTACGACCTGTGCGTCCTGGCCATCTACGACGATGGGATCACCTCGCTCACGGCCACCAGGGTGGTGGGCTGCACGCAGTTCACCACCGAGCAGGATTACGTGCGCTGCCACTTCATGCAGTCCCAGTTCCTGGGTGGGACCATGATTATCATCATTGGTGGGATCATTGTGGCCTCTGTGCTCGTGTTCATCATCATCCTCATGATCCGCTACAAGGTGTGTAACAACAACGGGCAGCAGAAGGCCACCAAGGTCAGCAACGTGTACTCGCAGACGAACGGGGCTCAGATCCAGGGCTGCAGCGGGGTGCTGTCGCAGTCGATGTCCAAGCAGGCTGTCGGGCACGATGAGGGCATCCAGTGCTGCAAGGCTGCCAGCGACGGCGTGACGCAGTCGCCGGAGATGGGCGCCAGCCAGGACTCGGCCACCACTACCTCCGCTTTGCCTCCCGCCTGGACTTCCAGCACTTCTGTCTCCCAGAAGCAGAAGCGAAAGCCGGGGCCAAAGCCAAGCAGCGAGCCGCAGAGTGAAGCAGTCAGCAGTATCGAGTCCCAAAACACTAACAGAAATAACTCCACTGCCCTGCAGTTAGCTAGCCGTCCCCCCGACTCTGTCAAAGGGGCCCCCACGTACAAAAGAGCACAATCAAAGCCAA
- the LRFN5 gene encoding leucine-rich repeat and fibronectin type-III domain-containing protein 5 isoform X2, producing MEKLLLFLLFIGIAVRAQICPKRCVCQILSPNLATLCAKKGLLFVPPNIDRRTVELRLADNFVTNIKRKDFANMTSLVDLTLSRNTISFITPHAFADLRNLRALHLNSNRLTKITNDMFSGLSNLHHLILNNNQLTLISSTAFDDVLALEELDLSYNNLETIPWDAVEKMVSLHTLSLDHNMIDHIPKGTFSHLHKMTRLDVTSNKLQKLPPDPLFQRAQVLATSGIISPSTFALSFGGNPLHCNCELLWLRRLSREDDLETCASPTLLSGRYFWSIPEEEFLCEPPLITRHTHELRVLEGQRAALRCKARGDPEPAIHWISPEGKLISNATRSVVYDNGTLDILITTVKDTGSFTCIASNPAGEATQTVDLHIIKLPHLLNSTNHIHEPDPGSSDISTSTKSGSNASSSNGDTKVSQDKKVVVAEATSSTALLKFNFQRNIPGIRMFQIQYNGTYDDSLVYRMIPPTSKTFLVNNLAAGTVYDLCVLAIYDDGITSLTATRVVGCTQFTTEQDYVRCHFMQSQFLGGTMIIIIGGIIVASVLVFIIILMIRYKVCNNNGQQKATKVSNVYSQTNGAQIQGCSGVLSQSMSKQAVGHDEGIQCCKAASDGVTQSPEMGASQDSATTTSALPPAWTSSTSVSQKQKRKPGPKPSSEPQSEAVSSIESQNTNRNNSTALQLASRPPDSVKGAPTYKRAQSKPSKFLTLPADASRAKRRLSLGGELMESRCPGSARGAGGLRSKRSMSMNGMLVQSDSSDVDSGKATFSSSEWILESTV from the exons AtggaaaaactgcttttgtttctgctgttcattGGCATAGCGGTGAGAGCTCAGATCTGCCCAAAGCGCTGTGTCTGTCAGATTTTGTCTCCGAACCTTGCCACCCTTTGTGCCAAGAAAGGGCTCTTATTTGTTCCTCCCAACATTGACAGGAGGACCGTGGAGTTACGGCTGGCAGACAACTTTGTTACAAACATTAAAAGGAAAGACTTTGCCAATATGACCAGCCTGGTGGACTTGACGCTGTCCAGGAATACAATCAGTTTTATTACACCTCACGCATTTGCTGACTTGCGCAATTTGCGGGCTTTGCATTTGAACAGCAACCGATTGACTAAGATCACCAATGACATGTTCAGTGGACTCTCCAATCTCCACCACTTGATACTTAACAACAACCAGCTGACTTTAATTTCTTCCACAGCTTTCGATGATGTTTTAGCTCTTGAGGAATTGGATTTGTCTTACAACAATCTGGAAACCATCCCCTGGGATGCAGTGGAGAAGATGGTTAGTTTGCACACTCTCAGTCTAGACCACAACATGATTGACCATATTCCTAAGGGGACCTTCTCCCACCTCCACAAGATGACCAGGTTGGACGTCACGTCTAACAAACTGCAGAAGCTACCGCCTGATCCTCTCTTCCAGCGAGCTCAGGTACTAGCAACCTCAGGAATTATCAGCCCCTCGACTTTTGCGTTGAGCTTTGGTGGGAACCCTTTGCATTGCAACTGTGAGCTTTTGTGGCTGAGGCGTCTTTCGAGGGAAGATGACCTGGAGACCTGTGCTTCTCCCACGCTCTTGTCCGGCCGGTACTTCTGGTCGATCCCCGAGGAGGAGTTCCTGTGCGAGCCTCCTCTCATCACCCGGCACACCCACGAGCTGCGGGTGCTGGAGGGCCAGCGGGCAGCGCTGCGGTGTAAGGCCCGGGGGGACCCCGAACCAGCAATTCATTGGATTTCACCTGAGGGCAAACTGATTTCAAACGCAACGAGGTCCGTGGTGTACGACAACGGGACGCTCGACATCCTTATAACGACGGTGAAGGATACGGGCTCCTTCACCTGCATTGCTTCCAATCCGGCTGGGGAGGCCACACAGACAGTGGACCTGCACATTATCAAACTCCCCCACTTGCTGAACAGCACGAACCACATCCACGAGCCCGACCCTGGCTCCTCGGATATCTCCACTTCCACCAAGTCAGGCTCCAACGCGAGCAGTAGCAACGGGGATACTAAAGTCAGCCAAGATAAGAAGGTGGTTGTTGCGGAAGCAACATCCTCTACTGCTCTGCTGAAATTCAATTTTCAGAGGAATATACCTGGGATACGTATGTTCCAAATCCAGTACAACGGTACTTACGATGACTCCCTTGTTTACAG AATGATACCTCCCACAAGCAAAACCTTCCTGGTCAACAACCTGGCCGCTGGGACTGTGTACGACCTGTGCGTCCTGGCCATCTACGACGATGGGATCACCTCGCTCACGGCCACCAGGGTGGTGGGCTGCACGCAGTTCACCACCGAGCAGGATTACGTGCGCTGCCACTTCATGCAGTCCCAGTTCCTGGGTGGGACCATGATTATCATCATTGGTGGGATCATTGTGGCCTCTGTGCTCGTGTTCATCATCATCCTCATGATCCGCTACAAGGTGTGTAACAACAACGGGCAGCAGAAGGCCACCAAGGTCAGCAACGTGTACTCGCAGACGAACGGGGCTCAGATCCAGGGCTGCAGCGGGGTGCTGTCGCAGTCGATGTCCAAGCAGGCTGTCGGGCACGATGAGGGCATCCAGTGCTGCAAGGCTGCCAGCGACGGCGTGACGCAGTCGCCGGAGATGGGCGCCAGCCAGGACTCGGCCACCACTACCTCCGCTTTGCCTCCCGCCTGGACTTCCAGCACTTCTGTCTCCCAGAAGCAGAAGCGAAAGCCGGGGCCAAAGCCAAGCAGCGAGCCGCAGAGTGAAGCAGTCAGCAGTATCGAGTCCCAAAACACTAACAGAAATAACTCCACTGCCCTGCAGTTAGCTAGCCGTCCCCCCGACTCTGTCAAAGGGGCCCCCACGTACAAAAGAGCACAATCAAAGCCAAGTAAGTTCCTCACTTTGCCAGCTGATGCATCCCGAGCCAAGCGCAGGCTCTCCCTGGGCGGCGAGCTGATGGAGTCCCGCTGCCCCGGCAGCGCCCGGGGCGCAGGTGGATTGCGGTCCAAAAGGAGCATGTCCATGAACGGGATGCTAGTCCAGTCAGACAGCTCCGATGTGGATAGTGGAAAAGCAACTTTCTCCAGTTCTGAGTGGATATTGGAAAGCACTGTGtga